From the Neomonachus schauinslandi unplaced genomic scaffold, ASM220157v2 HiC_scaffold_867, whole genome shotgun sequence genome, the window CAAGTGCCCCTCCAGTGACGCTCCAAGTGACTCTCCAGTGACCCTCCAGGGACCCTCCATGTGCCCCTCCATGTGACCCGCTAAATTTCTTCATGTCAGCTTCGGAGCTTGAGGTAGCAGGAAGACAAGAGAGGTCGTGTGTGAAGCCCCATTGGTGGACCTGGCCCTCGGCAGAGGTCAGCTCGGCCTGGTCAGgcaggagagtggggggaggggtcaaGTCTGTGCTGTACGTGGATGGGCCTGCAGGGCAAGTGGTCACGATGAAGCCCAGCCCTCCCAGTTGCTCTTCCCTGAGGCCGGTGGCTCCTCACAAAGGACTGACGTGCCCAGGCCAGCAGCCCAGGGCCCTGCACCCAGAGAGCCAGCGGGTCAACGCTGTCTTGAATGGGGCGGCACTTCCAGTCCGCAGAGCTTCCTTCACGTGGCTATACCCCAGCAGTGCACGGACGCCTCGGACCTGAGGTTCAATGCCCCGCCTCTCAGGGCACTTTGAAAACCCCGCAGGGCCCTCCCAGAGGCAGAGGAGACCCCGCCTGTCATCCTCCCGGCCCGGGCGCCCTCACAGCCATGGCAATGCAGGGGCGGCCACAGGGCGCAGGTGAGGAGACCCCCGGCTGCACGGGCCCTGGGGCCGCAGCCCTCCAGCAGCCACCCCTGGAGCAGCCAGACAAGCCCAGAGACCCTTGGAGGCTGGGGGCAGCCAGGTCCTCTCCAGCCGGCTCCCCTGGGAGAATGTGAGGACAGCTATTCCACTTCTACGTCCCACAGGGGGCTGGGGAGCCTAGCAGGACCTGGCAGACAGCAGAGGCCCAACAAAAGCATTCTTCCAAACCTGGGTCCTAACACCAAGGCTCACCCAAGAGAGCCTGCATCCCGGCGGTGCCCAGGAGTGCCCAACAGTCCTTCCTCCAACAAGCAGCCCTAGCGCCAAATTTGTGCGCCCTCCACAGGCCCCCAGGGTGGCAGAGTCCCCCAGCTGGGGGTTGGTGTCCAGTGGTTGGAAGGGGAGGATGGAGGCAGTTATGGACTGAATGGTGCCCACCCCCAAAATCATATGTGGAAGCGCtgacccccagcacctcagaatgcagctatatttggagacagggtctttaaaaaggtaataaagtTTGTCTCTCCCACcacttccccccttcatttttcccttcctactatcttcgaaccctgagagactatggactctgagaaacaaactgagggttctggaggggagggggtggggagatgggttagcctggtgatgggtattaaagagggcacgttctgcatggagcactgggtgttatatgcaaacaatgaatcatggatcaccacatcaaaaaccaatgatgtattgtatggtgactaacataacataataaaataaaatttaaaaaataattaacagtcattaacaatgaattttaaagccttttaaaataaaagtatctattttgaaaaaaaaaaggtaataaagttaaaattatgtCTGTTGTAGGGTGACCCTAATCTcctctgactggtgtccttatagtgAGAGGAAAgcaggacacagacatgcacagggACAagcatgtgaggacacagggagaaggcagcatCCACacgcccaggagagaggcctcaggaggaaccagccctgtGAACGCCTTGACCTGCGACGTCTAGCCTCCAGCATGTCCTCTGAACCACCCTGTTCTGTGGTGCACGTTCTGGCTGCCCAAGCTGATGGAAGAGTATCCTAAGGTGCTGGGGCCTCTGAGACACATGGGGCTGTGAGGACCGAGGGACAGGTTGCCCCAACTGAAGTTGGTCCAGACACCCCAATACTTTCATCCTCACACCCACAGCAGAGAAGTGACCAGAGACCCTCCACTCACAGCCAAGGCCCAGGAAGGTGCCTTTGCCAGGCCCTGGTCCTGACCGGGGGCCTAGGAGATCACCTGTCCTCAAGACCTCAGGAGAGATAGCAACCTGATGGCTCCACTGGGGGCAGGGGTTGTGTGTGCGTcaaatcacctcccaaataaacagATTCCCCGGAATCCACACAGCTGCATGGGCCCCCCTCTCTATCCAACCTGCTGCCCTGACTGTCTTGAAATTCCTACTTTTGAACAAGggacctgtgttttcattttgcaccagGCTCTGCAGATTCTATAGCTGTCCTGCCCAGATGGAatccttgcctcaggctctgcgtTTGGGGAAACCAGCTGCTGGCCCCTTCACGGGAGGAGACCGAGACCTCCCGGGGGAGGTCTGAGGGCTGGAGGGTCTGGGAGCCCAGCccgagccccagcccctcccctggagGCTCTGTCCAGGCTTCATTCCACAAATACCGGCGGGCACCTCCTGCGGTGTTCTCCATGCCCTCAAAGAGCCAAAGGTAAAGGTACACAGGTAAACAGATTATTTTAATCAAGTGCGACAGTGCCGCGCGGTGTGGGCGGCGGGCGGGCTGGGCGCCTGGGGTGCGCGGCCCGGGCCGAGAGAGGCGCCTGCTCCGGCACCTGCGGCCCTGCGCGCTCCGTGGGCGGACGCGGCTCTTCCCCCGGCCGGAGGGGACACGCAGGAGGCACGCGGCCCCCAGGATTGGAACAAACACGTTTATTGCAGGAAAGGCGCGGCGCGCGCCGGGGCAGGCTCACCAGGCGAAGAGCGGCTTGTGGTCCTCCTTGGAGAGCTCGCACAAGCAGGTGAGCAGCAGAAGCGAGTCGCCCAGGAACTTGGGGGGCACCACGTCGATGACCAGCTTGCGCAGCGCTGCCGGGCTGCTGTGCAGCGGGTTGGCGCGCAGGTCGGGCCGCTGCTTCAGGATGCCGTAGGTGTTGATGAGGAACTCGCTGAACACCGGGTGCACGTCCCGGTTGTAGCCCAGCCTCTCCAGGCGCGCCGTGAGCATCAGGTAGCGGTGCGTCAGCTCGCGCAGCTTCTTCTCGTCCACCGACCCGTCCAGGGACTTGATGGACGTCTGGGGGCACAGCGACCAGGTTTCCGTGGAGGAGGCCGCTGACACAGGGACGCGCGCCCAGAGCCGAGCCCCCAGCCTGGCAGAGCGCAGTGTCCCGGGTGCCCCCCAGCAGACAGTATCCGGGACCAGAGCAGGGAGCTCCGCCCCTAGCGCACAGGCCGGATCGCGCAAGGCTCTGTGGCCCCGGGAGCCACGCCAAGACTGTCCCAGGCCACAGAGCGGCTGGGTGCCAACAGAGACGCTCCCGGCAGCGGGCTCATCACCCTCTGTCACACCTGGGCCTCCACAGTCCTCAGCTGTGCGAGCACCACGGGTGATGGGGCAGCAAGGGGACCCTTCCCCCAGGGCAGCAAGGGGGGCCCCGTGGCAAGGGAGGGGACCCGGAGTCAGTGGGAggacccagggcagggagggatgcCAGGGTCCACAGCAGGGAGGGgatctggggcagggaggggaccccAGGACATAGAGGCATACCTGCTTGATCTTCTCAGGGATGTTGGACACAGTGAAACCGTACAGCCGGGTCACCCCCGGGAAGACATAGGCCAGGATGCGCCGGTCCAGCTGGAAGGCGATCTCCCCGACTATGCGCCCATCCTTCTCAGTGCTG encodes:
- the LOC123323787 gene encoding speriolin-like protein; its protein translation is ADFGRFSSTPDAPSQLQTSSLEDLLCSHAPISSEDDASPGCATSTQVPFKAFLSPLELRVPRGTDRKLSPLLSPLQDPLADKTLLEPREMVRPKKVCFSESSLPSGDRTRRSYYLNEIQSFSSTEKDGRIVGEIAFQLDRRILAYVFPGVTRLYGFTVSNIPEKIKQTSIKSLDGSVDEKKLRELTHRYLMLTARLERLGYNRDVHPVFSEFLINTYGILKQRPDLRANPLHSSPAALRKLVIDVVPPKFLGDSLLLLTCLCELSKEDHKPLFAW